The following coding sequences lie in one Nakaseomyces glabratus chromosome K, complete sequence genomic window:
- the SRP54 gene encoding RNA-binding signal recognition particle subunit SRP54 (CAGL0K07986g~Ortholog(s) have 7S RNA binding, GTPase activity and role in SRP-dependent cotranslational protein targeting to membrane, translocation), which translates to MVLADLGKRINNAVNSALSNTEDDYVNSIDGMLKGISTALLEADVNIMLVSKVRNNIRSVLLDNKTTNRSMNNVQTKKLVQKTVFDELCGLVDCTDHKVFQPKKKATNIIMFVGLQGSGKTTSCTKLAVYYSKRGFKVGLVCADTFRAGAFDQLKQNAVKARIPFYGSYTETDPVKVAGDGIAKFKKEKFDVIIVDTSGRHHQEEELFHEMVQISNVIKPNQTIMVLDASIGQAAEQQSKAFKESSDFGAIILTKMDGHAKGGGAISAVAATNTPIAFIGTGEHIHDLEKFSPKSFISKLLGIGDIEGLFEQLKTVSNKEDTKATMENIQQGKFTLLDFKKQMQTIMKMGPLSNIAQMIPGMGNMMSQVGEEETSQKMKKMVYVLDSMTKEELESDGRIFIDQPSRLVRVARGSGTSVFDVEMILMQQQMMARMAQNAKMGKQGGGMPGMPNMTGMPNMPGMPKMTPQLMQQAQQKLRQNPGLMKNMMNMFGGAGGMGGMGGPGGMPDMNEMMKMMQDPQMQDMARQFGMGM; encoded by the coding sequence ATGGTGTTAGCTGACCTGGGTAAGCGTATTAACAACGCTGTGAACAGTGCGTTGTCTAACACGGAGGATGACTATGTGAACAGCATTGACGGAATGCTTAAGGGCATTTCGACTGCTTTATTAGAAGCGGATGTGAACATTATGCTGGTGTCAAAGGTGAGGAATAATATTAGGTCGGTTTTGCTTGACAATAAGACCACTAACAGGTCGATGAACAATGTGCAGACGAAGAAGCTGGTGCAGAAGACGGTGTTTGATGAGTTGTGTGGACTTGTTGATTGTACTGATCATAAGGTTTTCCAGcccaagaagaaagcaaCGAATATTATCATGTTTGTGGGTTTGCAAGGTTCGGGTAAGACTACTTCGTGTACTAAGTTGGCGGTATATTACTCTAAGCGTGGATTCAAAGTGGGTCTAGTGTGTGCGGACACGTTTCGTGCGGGTGCTTTCGACCAATTGAAGCAGAACGCAGTCAAGGCTCGTATACCTTTCTATGGTTCATACACTGAGACAGATCCTGTTAAAGTTGCTGGTGATGGTATTGCCAAGTTTAAGAAGGAAAAGTTCGATGTCATTATCGTTGATACATCTGGTAGACatcatcaagaagaagagctGTTCCACGAAATGGTGCAAATATCCAATGTTATTAAACCAAACCAAACAATCATGGTGCTAGATGCATCCATCGGTCAAGCTGCAGAACAGCAGTCCAAGGCTTTCAAGGAGTCTTCCGACTTTGGTGCAATCATCTTAACAAAAATGGATGGTCACGCAAAGGGTGGTGGTGCTATCTCAGCTGTCGCAGCCACAAATACACCAATTGCATTTATAGGTACTGGTGAACATATTCATGATTTAGAAAAATTCTCTCCAAAGTCGTTTATATCCAAGCTACTAGGTATTGGTGATATTGAAGGTTTATTCGAACAATTAAAGACTGTTTCTAATAAGGAAGATACAAAAGCTACAATGGAAAATATACAACAGGGTAAGTTTACATTACTGGATTTCAAGAAGCAAATGCAAACTATTATGAAGATGGGTCCACTTTCTAATATAGCACAAATGATCCCAGGTATGGGTAATATGATGAGTCAGGTTGGTGAAGAGGAAACATCgcagaagatgaagaaaatggtTTACGTTTTAGACTCAATGACAAAAGAGGAACTGGAGTCTGACGGTAGAATATTTATCGATCAACCAAGTAGGTTAGTACGAGTAGCAAGAGGTTCAGGTACATCGGTCTTTGATGTTgaaatgatattgatgcAACAACAAATGATGGCTAGGATGGCTCAGAATGCGAAGATGGGTAAGCAAGGTGGAGGTATGCCGGGTATGCCTAATATGACGGGTATGCCAAACATGCCTGGTATGCCAAAAATGACGCCTCAACTAATGCAGCAAGCACAACAAAAGTTAAGACAAAATCCAGGcttaatgaaaaatatgatgaatATGTTTGGCGGTGCTGGTGGTATGGGCGGTATGGGTGGCCCAGGTGGTATGCCAGATATGAATgagatgatgaaaatgatgcAAGATCCCCAAATGCAAGACATGGCAAGACAGTTTGGTATGGGAATGTAG
- the ASA1 gene encoding Asa1p (CAGL0K07920g~Ortholog(s) have ASTRA complex localization), which yields MERAATHFLRLHKSGISALCSGVIDPDYGITSPVLFSGDIDGEVTIWNLITRRPIFTSKICNEQVVDIQFLEGKYLSLLCKDHKLRLYELLKLGAIVKQSDFGGGDKVDLKQIFEVPVNTLNFANYVLTYLGNNKFELVTCHTQDAHFIDIYEFETPELNSLKRFSKAIDFLPMLRDRFGDNLLPKMDGLGIIMKFYKVNEVVYCGFESGYVIAFRRYRNKPLYRKRVSGFIGKPINECASGISKLLQHENVETSSSVNDLELDNVIEIVLVDRAHYPDPVLDMAPNPKKNGIICSSTTNKLVLTSVDEQYLAGPNSAYIFKSDEYLLDKKNCLLMSTNLKIDGSAVKDMMCKNIGFVLSLGDYIITGNWSGKTYIGRIESDKAVLAAAKSRSLIEVNESPVGNIQQDKSIQKSSKHTKIGAMTGFEVKDKEPDKLMCKNKELTPGKLRRLNAFVQSKWYFIGYTDGTIGLYRAE from the coding sequence ATGGAGCGGGCTGCTACTCATTTTCTTCGTTTGCATAAGTCTGGCATATCAGCGCTTTGTTCAGGTGTTATTGATCCAGATTATGGCATAACGTCACCAGTCCTGTTTTCGGGAGATATTGATGGTGAAGTTACCATTTGGAATCTGATTACGAGACGGCCAATTTTTACGAGTAAGATTTGCAATGAGCAGGTAGTTGACATACAATTCCTGGAAGGCAAATACTTGAGTTTATTATGTAAAGACCATAAATTGCGCCTCTATGAGCTGTTAAAACTAGGTGCTATTGTCAAACAGTCCGATTTTGGTGGTGGAGATAAGGTAGATCTAAAACAGATTTTTGAGGTACCTGTGAATACATTGAACTTTGCAAATTATGTCTTGACATATTTGGGCAATAATAAGTTTGAATTGGTAACTTGTCATACTCAGGATGCGCATTTCattgatatatatgaaTTTGAAACACCAGAATTgaattctttgaaaaggTTTTCAAAGGCTATTGACTTTTTACCTATGCTGAGGGACAGGTTTGGTGATAATTTACTCCCAAAAATGGATGGTTTAGGCATAATAATGAAGTTTTACAAAGTTAATGAAGTGGTTTACTGTGGATTCGAAAGTGGGTATGTGATTGCATTTAGGAGATATAGAAATAAACCATTGTACCGAAAAAGAGTGAGCGGGTTCATTGGTAAACCAATCAATGAATGTGCTTCAGGAATTTCTAAGTTGTTACAACATGAGAATGTAGAAACCTCATCGAGTGTAAATGACCTCGAGTTAGATAATGTCATTGAAATTGTATTGGTAGATAGGGCACATTATCCTGACCCCGTACTAGATATGGCACCTAATCCAAAAAAGAATGGTATTATTTGCTCTTCGACAACCAATAAACTGGTACTAACTAGCGTTGATGAACAGTATTTGGCGGGACCAAATTCTGCATACATATTTAAAAGCGATGAGTACTTACTTGATAAAAAGAATTGCCTATTGATGAGCaccaatttgaaaattgatGGATCGGCAGTTAAAGATATGATGTGTAAAAATATCGGTTTCGTATTGTCACTTGGTGATTATATCATAACGGGCAATTGGTCTGGGAAAACGTATATAGGCAGGATCGAGAGCGACAAAGCGGTTCTTGCAGCTGCTAAAAGCAGGAGTCTGATCGAAGTTAATGAGTCGCCCGTGGGAAATATACAGCAAGATAAGAGCATCCAAAAATCGAGTAAGCATACAAAAATAGGTGCAATGACTGGATTTGAAGTTAAAGATAAAGAACCTGATAAACTTATGTGTAAAAATAAGGAACTTACTCCCGGTAAGCTGCGAAGACTGAACGCATTTGTACAATCCAAATGGTACTTTATTGGCTACACTGATGGAACAATTGGTCTTTATAGAGCAGAATAA
- the SUA7 gene encoding transcription factor TFIIB (CAGL0K07964g~Ortholog(s) have RNA polymerase II core binding, RNA polymerase II transcription factor activity, TBP-class protein binding, involved in preinitiation complex assembly and TBP-class protein binding, more) — translation MSAPVTSLRRSVGRKGPNLNIVLTCPECKVYPPKIVERFSEGDVVCALCGLVLSDKLVDTRSEWRTFSNDDQNGDDPSRVGEASNPLLDGNNLSTKIGQGETTDMRFTKELNRAQGKNVLDKKDNEIQAAFAKITMLCDASELPKIVKDCAKEAYKLCHDEKALKGKSSESIMAASILLGCRRAEVARTFKEIQSIIHVKTKEFGKTLGIMKNILREKSADGFIKIDTDNMSGAQNLTYIPRFCSHLGLPMQVTTSAEYTAKKCKEIEEIAGKSPITIAVVSIYLNILLFKIPVSAARVGQILQVTEGTIKSGYKILFDHKEKVVDPQLIASGVVSLSDLPRVEKDRIAKSDKKRDTPTPGPA, via the coding sequence ATGTCTGCCCCTGTAACGTCTTTGCGTAGAAGTGTTGGTAGGAAAGGTCCTAATCTGAATATAGTCCTGACTTGCCCCGAGTGCAAAGTGTATCCACCCAAGATTGTGGAAAGATTTAGTGAAGGTGATGTCGTCTGTGCTTTATGTGGGCTGGTGCTATCTGACAAGCTTGTGGATACCAGATCGGAGTGGCGTACTTTCTCTAACGATGATCAAAACGGTGATGATCCAAGTCGTGTTGGTGAAGCTTCTAACCCGCTATTGGACGGTAATAACCTGTCGACTAAAATTGGTCAAGGTGAAACCACTGACATGAGATTCACTAAAGAGCTTAACCGTGCACAGGGTAAAAATGTTCTGGACAAGAAGGACAACGAAATCCAGGCCGCATTTGCTAAGATCACTATGCTTTGCGATGCTTCGGAATTGCCCAAGATCGTGAAGGATTGCGCTAAAGAAGCCTACAAACTCTGCCACGATGAGAAAGCACTAAAGGGTAAATCCTCGGAAAGTATAATGGCAGCTTCTATTCTACTTGGTTGTAGGCGTGCCGAAGTTGCAAGAACCTTCAAGGAAATTCAATCCATCATTCATGTCAAGACTAAGGAATTCGGTAAAACTTTGGGTATTATGAAAAATATCCTGAGAGAAAAGAGTGCCGATGGTTTCATTAAGATTGACACTGACAATATGAGTGGTGCTCAAAACCTTACATATATCCCCAGATTCTGTTCGCATTTGGGCCTTCCAATGCAAGTTACTACATCCGCAGAGTACACTGCTAAGAAGTGTAAGGAAATTGAGGAAATTGCTGGTAAATCGCCTATCACTATTGCTGTTGTTTCCATCTATTTGAATATCTTGCTATTCAAAATACCCGTCTCAGCTGCTAGAGTGGGCCAAATATTGCAAGTTACTGAAGGTACCATCAAATCAGGTTACAAAATTCTATTTGATCATAAGGAGAAAGTGGTTGATCCTCAGCTAATCGCTAGCGGAGTAGTTTCTTTATCGGATTTACCTAGGGTAGAGAAGGACAGAATTGCAAAAAGCGATAAAAAGAGAGACACTCCTACTCCAGGACCTGCCTGA
- the NVJ2 gene encoding Nvj2p (CAGL0K08030g~Ortholog(s) have lipid binding activity and endoplasmic reticulum, nucleus-vacuole junction, plasma membrane, ribosome localization): MSWKLFFIVYLLGGLTFLPGLCALLVYIHLQLEKLKELAEKNARNELLCKDVDPNLKAGEVLDPIGVNVSKRGWITVTKEYYYHHTELQTPPIASETAKQDSNNTPPKDLNESQIPQRSQLRKRHKFYGVLKHGNLFLYKDDSPHSDLVHAISLQKSFVTMWPRDPKKEMSDSSLFTKRTCISILKTGLVSIDEEGKLVFNPSINAIQSGEEDGKQSSQQSSSNLSSNTYFLYFDNNSEKEDWYFKLIDSSKSNDEKNNNEDPLSPNTSAKTAHLNTRDMLYLIQSLNSTEGQLTTKWFNALIGRLFLALQQTNKLNEVLYAKIYKKLTNINKPGFLDDLVVKKVDVGTSAPMITHPELRELTPEGEMKIAMNLRYTGNISVIITTNIGINLGSHFKQREVSVQLSITLKELSGPLLIIMKPPPSNRIWYGFETDPYMNLDIEPMVSSSKISYNMVTNMIKGKFAEAIKESLVMPFMDDIVFYDTDHDVFRGGVWDRSEFSKPLLDMLRKQSSAEEKSIHSNDDIKEHETENNNKDDEREYEITKTSDTGILNKMGNVKNTLLNKANKQGSEESLEKGDDFNDTDSLTDSSIKPKKYIKNSIKKIGKWYKDNINSNDEEFDGNINETEPEQRRVSLDSGKSVQSPTMISNRRMRGKRPEPPFIGAEPGSPTTVTTEKQTSQKSPIINATAMFANRNTELSVRGRSSISEGVNDEQGQPHGFIKMPTTNEFGGQLFEENIRTFNGSQVTSPQSTQGEFS; encoded by the coding sequence ATGTCCTGGAAGTTGTTCTTCATTGTATACTTGCTTGGAGGTTTGACTTTCCTTCCTGGTCTATGTGCGTTACTGGTATACATTCATTTACAATTGGAGAAACTGAAAGAGTTAGCTGAAAAGAATGCTAGGAATGAACTCCTCTGTAAAGATGTCGATCCTAATTTGAAAGCTGGCGAAGTATTGGATCCCATTGGTGTGAACGTATCCAAGAGGGGATGGATTACTGTTACTAAGGAGTACTACTACCATCACACCGAGTTGCAGACTCCACCAATTGCCTCGGAGACTGCAAAACAGGATAGTAATAATACACCTCCTAAGGATTTGAATGAAAGTCAAATTCCTCAGAGATCTCAATTGCGTAAAAGGCATAAATTTTATGGTGTTTTGAAGCATGGaaatttgtttctttacAAGGATGATTCTCCACACAGTGATTTGGTTCATGCCATCTCTCTACAAAAGAGTTTCGTAACTATGTGGCCTAGGGATCCTAAAAAGGAAATGTCAGATTCATCTCTATTCACCAAGAGAACTTGCATCTCTATTTTGAAAACAGGTTTAGTTtctattgatgaagaaggtaaACTTGTGTTTAATCCCTCCATCAACGCTATACAATCgggagaagaagatggtaAGCAATCTAGCCAGCAaagttcttcaaatttgagTTCAAATACGTATTTCTTGTACTTCGATAATAACTCTGAAAAGGAAGACTGGTATTTCAAACTGATTGATTCTTCTAAatcaaatgatgaaaagaacAACAATGAGGATCCTCTTTCTCCAAATACATCGGCTAAAACTGCTCATTTAAACACAAGAGATATGCTGTATCTGATTCAATCCTTGAATTCAACAGAGGGACAGTTGACAACCAAATGGTTCAACGCCCTGATTGGGAGACTTTTCTTAGCTCTACAACAGACAAATAAATTGAATGAGGTTCTATATGCTAAAATCTACAAGAAATtgacaaatataaataagCCAGGGTTTCTAGATGACTTGGTTGTAAAAAAAGTCGACGTTGGTACTAGTGCTCCAATGATAACACATCCTGAATTGCGTGAACTGACTCCAGAGGGCGAAATGAAGATTGCAATGAATCTACGGTATACAGGAAATATCTCTGTAATCATTACAACGAATATTGGAATTAACCTCGGTTCTCATTTCAAGCAGAGAGAAGTATCTGTTCAGTTATCCATTACCTTGAAAGAATTGTCAGGGCCGCTTCTAATTATTATGAAGCCTCCTCCTTCTAATAGAATCTGGTACGGTTTCGAAACCGATCCTTACATGAATTTGGATATCGAGCCAATGGTTAGTTCCAGTAAAATTTCTTATAATATGGTTACTAATATGATTAAGGGTAAATTTGCTGAAGCTATCAAAGAGTCTCTAGTCATGCCTTTCATGGATGATATAGTTTTCTATGATACAGATCATGATGTGTTTAGAGGTGGTGTTTGGGATAGGTCTGAATTTAGTAAACCATTGTTGGATATGTTACGTAAACAAAGTTCAGCTGAAGAGAAATCCATTCATAGTAACGATGATATTAAGGAGcatgaaactgaaaataataataaagatgatgaaagaGAATATGAAATTACCAAAACTTCCGATACCGGAATTCTAAATAAGATGGGTAATGTAAAAAATACGTTGCTGAACAAAGCAAATAAACAAGGGAGTGAAGAAAGCTTGGAAAAAGGTGATGATTTCAATGATACTGACAGTTTGACAGATTCTTCTATCAAACCtaaaaagtatataaaaaattcaatCAAAAAGATTGGAAAATGGTACAAAGACAATATCAACTCTAATGACGAGGAATTTGATGGTAATATTAATGAAACTGAACCGGAGCAGAGAAGAGTTTCTCTGGATAGCGGCAAGTCAGTACAATCTCCAACAATGATATCTAATCGTAGAATGCGTGGTAAGAGACCTGAGCCACCTTTCATTGGTGCAGAACCCGGGTCACCTACAACAGTAACAACAGAAAAGCAGACTTCACAAAAATCTCCTATCATTAATGCAACGGCAATGTTTGCAAATAGGAATACAGAGTTATCAGTGCGTGGACGGTCTTCTATTTCAGAAGGTGTAAATGATGAACAAGGCCAGCCTCATGGTTTTATAAAGATGCCAACGACTAATGAGTTTGGCGGTCAGTTATTTGAAGAGAATATAAGAACTTTTAATGGTAGCCAGGTCACATCCCCTCAAAGCACACAGGGAGAATTTTCTTAA
- a CDS encoding uncharacterized protein (CAGL0K07942g~Protein of unknown function) has product MSLENAVRVVSTDEKGNQASSTKLIELLHSRVDALTTTNIELTTKLQELLGNLDTVQQRERKLKESAASLRHEGDNVTLMLNRKERKLTEVKEAIVELTTKLGEAKEVNHSLKQKFEDEGLTSEESLRESISEVKTEYDTLVKSHEIYESSNDIQCKSLEDRFSQALLIHGENMKALDGTAEQILANNSELVSQLRATENKAESARTSIRNASIDTAAKVDLEKWLFLYKEAQRICEEFASKTDTKLPDELQAIIDDPVLKELDARFALDEIQYGKTRNKRIPSNPLLSNSQAAARRVASPSANYSPRVSSAQGSLPGITRTPSMKVNNKFSDSNAQEVPTRLHSHGSRSKRSSMVFK; this is encoded by the coding sequence ATGTCTCTTGAGAACGCTGTGCGGGTTGTTTCTACTGATGAAAAGGGCAATCAGGCGTCATCAACAAAATTGATTGAGCTGCTGCATAGCCGTGTCGATGCGCTGACGACAACTAACATTGAGCTGACTACTAAGTTGCAGGAACTACTTGGTAATCTAGACACTGTACAACAGCGGGAGAGGAAATTGAAGGAGAGTGCTGCGTCTTTGCGGCATGAAGGAGATAATGTAACGCTAATGCTCAATAGAAAGGAGAGGAAACTGACAGAAGTGAAGGAGGCTATTGTGGAATTAACCACTAAATTGGGTGAAGCAAAAGAAGTTAACCACTCTTTGAAAcagaaatttgaagatgaggGTTTAACTAGTGAGGAATCGTTGCGTGAAAGTATCTCCGAAGTAAAAACAGAGTATGACACTTTAGTGAAATCTCATGAGATATATGAATCCAGTAATGACATTCAATGCAAGTCCTTAGAAGACCGTTTTTCACAGGCCTTGCTGATACATGGTGAAAATATGAAAGCGCTAGATGGTACAGCGGAACAAATTTTGGCTAATAATAGTGAGCTGGTATCGCAGTTAAGGGCAACTGAAAATAAAGCAGAATCAGCCAGGACTTCTATTCGTAATGCATCGATTGATACAGCAGCAAAAGTTGATTTGGAAAAATGGCTATTCTTATACAAAGAGGCGCAAAGAATATGTGAAGAATTTGCTTCAAAAACAGATACGAAACTACCAGATGAACTGCAAGCCATCATTGATGATCCGGTATTAAAGGAGTTGGATGCACGTTTTGCATTGGATGAAATACAATACGGAAAGACAAGGAATAAGAGGATACCAAGTAACCCATTGTTAAGCAACTCTCAAGCTGCAGCGAGAAGGGTTGCCTCACCCTCGGCAAATTACTCACCAAGAGTTTCTTCTGCACAAGGTAGTTTGCCTGGTATAACAAGAACGCCTTCAATGAAGGTTAATAACAAATTTAGTGATTCAAATGCCCAAGAAGTCCCAACAAGACTACATTCGCATGGCTCAAGAAGCAAGCGTAGCAGTATGGTTTTCAAGTGA
- a CDS encoding uncharacterized protein (CAGL0K08008g~Ortholog of S. cerevisiae : YPR089W, C. albicans SC5314 : C1_04860W_A, C. dubliniensis CD36 : Cd36_04600, C. parapsilosis CDC317 : CPAR2_105630 and Candida tenuis NRRL Y-1498 : CANTEDRAFT_129373) encodes MEWGSGRVSKEEKLNAARNAVISYLAGTKDNDEDPWTELVRLISDSSQGEVFTEFKSLLDSVRDVNDKKKLGIPLLHLTIIYDRASYIEFLYQGARSKLDFNLCDDVAGYTPLMWCFLLERTDCCTELLTWSTEIDFHKVSKEEKLSAWDMVAKYSDFYMFLEQNNMLQYQDIPTFQEKLTTENDNSSSALDQNALRNIDLHVAGLSLASTQNNEDIFASNATESRNDYLFGTEQIDSGINEQFDFTKLLPNQYVEFEDYDIKQLLDLLESLPKKEPHMTTYAAALIFQMVRFAEHKKKQPQLVHTIMSLSLARILAAITTETDMTQESADTAFSSGDIVSQSYWLGVLTFLYYYLTREEGFFKKYPEILQELINTIHSVIIELTLSIYSRLTSIIQPTILSYTTISDVKETLYKRDWNFFKKRKHHKMMQKQKKQEEELRKQEEETLQNNEDKLQISEALDESNDIDDEAEDKKKHSKLKLFKKKRHSGQLSTSMSNDSKLENSSINENTDLYYDTEVIKHLYPPSMEEQMKPSPMKVVQIFGALMYVLNLHQIHPLFQQQCLSLAIQWFSNNLFNQILKDKKKKSLSRAHAIQIRLNLSTFEAWAKNNDSKVPKPKMIDDFMWERFPYTLVEDVANIDLSNPILNNVATVNKVDNSSGLNDDLPLIRDTDNSLFYYQSLHRILQIHMEPVFQLLQWLQVATTIDSEDALDSTLDLLSRLTPTQLLKAADKYSYEIDESKFNSKLKKKLSAMAKASNNKESPYLPERTVSLLVLPTIPEMTDIYARGVDHESYQPLLPVSIQDMIYEIHSENAKLRMNASEFYDYQNEEQHEQEVDNEEAHEDSYKENSSANEDNDLDNNNDRFEYQTVDTPAVASHWAPKEDFEENPW; translated from the coding sequence ATGGAGTGGGGATCAGGGCGGGTCTCGAAGGAGGAGAAGCTCAATGCTGCCCGTAATGCGGTTATTAGTTACCTAGCGGGTACCAAGGATAATGACGAAGACCCCTGGACTGAGCTTGTGCGGTTGATCAGCGATTCGAGTCAAGGTGAGGTGTTTACGGAGTTCAAATCTCTTCTGGACAGTGTGCGAGATGTCAATGATAAAAAGAAGCTGGGGATACCATTGCTCCATTTAACTATTATTTATGATAGAGCGTCATATATCGAGTTTTTGTATCAAGGAGCAAGGTCAAAACTTGATTTTAATCTATGCGACGATGTTGCAGGGTATACCCCGTTAATGTGGTGTTTTCTGTTAGAAAGAACTGATTGTTGCACAGAACTGCTTACTTGGTCAACTGAAATCGATTTCCACAAGGTGTCTAAGGAGGAAAAATTGTCCGCTTGGGATATGGTGGCTAAATACTCTGACTTCTACATGTTCCTAGAACAAAACAATATGCTTCAATACCAAGACATACCGACCTTCCAAGAAAAACTTACAACTGAGAATGATAATTCATCATCTGCACTTGACCAGAATGCCCTAAGAAACATTGACTTACATGTCGCTGGGTTATCGCTTGCCAGTACCCAAAATAATGAAGACATTTTTGCTTCCAATGCAACCGAGTCAAGAAATGATTACTTATTTGGTACTGAACAAATCGATTCAGGCATAAATGAACAGTTTGACTTTACGAAATTACTACCGAATCAGTATGTAGAGTTCGAAGATTATGACATAAAACAGTTGCTGGATTTGTTAGAGTCTTTGCCAAAAAAGGAACCCCATATGACAACTTATGCGGCTGCATTAATATTCCAGATGGTAAGATTTGCAGAgcataaaaaaaaacaaccTCAACTTGTTCACACGATAATGAGTCTTTCGCTTGCTAGAATTTTGGCAGCAATTACAACAGAAACCGATATGACACAAGAATCCGCAGATACAGCATTTAGTTCAGGTGATATTGTGTCTCAATCATACTGGCTCGGTGTGCTAACATTCTTGTACTATTATCTTACTAGAGAAGAAggtttcttcaaaaaatatcCAGAAATTCTTCAAGAGTTAATTAACACAATTCATAGTGTGATCATCGAACTGACTTTGTCAATATATTCTAGATTGACCTCAATTATTCAGCCAACTATTCTTTCTTACACAACTATCTCAGATGTTAAAGAAACTTTATACAAGAGAGACTGGAACTTTTTTAAGAAGAGAAAACATCACAAAATGatgcaaaaacaaaaaaagcaaGAAGAGGAGTTGagaaaacaagaagaagaaactcttcaaaataatgaagaCAAGTTGCAGATATCTGAAGCACTTGATGAGAGcaatgatattgatgatgaagcggaagacaaaaaaaaacattcGAAATTAAAACtattcaagaagaaaagacaTTCTGGACAACTATCTACCTCAATGAGTAACGACTCAAAACTAGAAAATTCCTCtattaatgaaaatacAGACCTATATTATGATACAGAAGTTATAAAACATTTATACCCACCTTCAATGGAAGAGCAGATGAAGCCCTCTCCCATGAAAGTGGTACAAATATTTGGTGCATTAATGTATGTACTTAACTTACACCAAATCCATCCTCTCTTTCAACAACAGTGCTTATCGCTAGCCATTCAATGGTTCTCTAATAACCTTTTCAATCAAATCTTAAAAgacaagaaaaagaaatccCTTTCTCGTGCACATGCAATTCAAATAAGATTAAACCTATCGACATTTGAGGCATGGGCTAAGAATAACGATTCAAAAGTTCCAAAACCTAAAATGATCGATGACTTTATGTGGGAAAGGTTTCCGTACACTCTTGTAGAAGATGTTGCCAATATTGACTTGAGTAATCCTATTTTAAATAACGTGGCAACTGTCAACAAGGTCGATAACAGTTCAGGTTTGAATGATGATTTACCTCTAATAAGAGATACAGATAACTCCttgttttattatcaatCTCTACACAGGATCTTACAGATTCACATGGAGCCTGTATTTCAGTTGTTACAATGGTTACAGGTTGCTACTACTATTGACTCAGAAGATGCCCTTGACTCAACGTTAGACTTGCTTTCTCGCTTGACACCGACTCAACTTCTAAAAGCTGCTGATAAATATAGttatgaaattgatgaatcCAAATTTAATTCtaaactgaagaagaaactcTCGGCAATGGCAAAAGCGTCGAATAATAAGGAATCACCTTATTTGCCTGAACGCACTGTTTCGCTTTTAGTTCTACCTACGATTCCCGAAATGACAGATATATATGCAAGAGGTGTAGACCATGAATCATATCAGCCGTTGCTCCCAGTATCTATTCAGGACATGATCTATGAAATCCATAGTGAAAATGCCAAACTACGTATGAATGCCTCCGAGTTTTATGATTACCAAAATGAAGAACAGCATGAGCAAGAGGttgataatgaagaagcACATGAAGATTCatataaagaaaattcCTCTGcaaatgaagataatgaCTTAGATAACAATAATGACAGATTTGAATATCAGACAGTTGATACTCCTGCCGTCGCATCACATTGGGCTCCAAAGGAAGATTTCGAGGAAAATCCATGGTAA